GTATCTAGATCACAATTATCATGAACAAATGTATTTAATGTTTAAAAAGATCAATACAAAAGAGAAAATCATTGGTTGGTACAGCACTGGCCCCAAAACCAAGGTTGTTGATATCGATATACATGAgttatttagaaaatattgcCCTGACccattatatttaattgcTGATGTAACTGCGgatgattttgaatatttgtCAAGTCCAATTAGCGCTTATTTTTCAATGGACGAACCCAATAGTGtcttaaagaaaaagtttGCGCATGTTCCATGTACGATTGGCGCATTCGAAGCAGAGGAAGTTGGTGTGGAACACCTATTGAGAGACCTTAAAAATACGTCAACCTCTACTCTTATTACGCAAATTTCAGATACAATTAACTCTTGTAAAATACTTGTCtctaaattaaaagaatccAAAAACTATTTGAATGATATAGTTGAAGGTAGGATACCTCCAAATCACAGCATTATTTCTGTCCTTCAAGATATTTTTAACTTGCTTCCAGACTTGAGAGAGCCAGAAGCGATTTATGCATTTTCAAATAGGTATGCGGATATGATTCTAACAATATATGGGATGAGTTGCTTACGTTCTGTGCTTTCTATGAATGACCTAGTCAATAATGTTTCCGAGAATAGGACAGCCTTTGAAGCGAGTATGAAAACTTGTAACTCTGATTTATAGTTGATTATTAGAATATTAAgtatatttcattaatgCCTTTTTAACATTTAAATCTTCCTTTTACGCATATTGGCGCTAATTAACGTGCCACtgtaaaaagaaataaataagaataaatgAGTCAAATAGTAAATGTCTAGAGAAACGAGTAAGATCAGGTTTTTATCGCTCTCAAGGAGGTCATGTTTGAATGATGTAGTaaaaaatttcatcattCAATGCAGTAGCCATAGTGACCACGAGATAATTGCAAAGTTTGGAGAAATAAAGGGGTATTATTCCAGAATGAGCATAAATTTACCAGTTGCATGTGACTGTATTCTTGAACATGGCTCAAGCGATTacaaatttgaagaaaaaattggaAGAAAACAGCAAAGCTATTTGATTGAAAGAATTATCCGAGCAAACAGAGAATCATGGCTGGTTGCAGAAAAAGTAGGCATTGATTTATTCTTCGAGGAAAAATATTCTAATGGAACAGTTTCAATTGATAACAATGGAGATAAGTCTTCATTTTGTGAACTGAACCTTGGCGAAGTCGTCGTTTATAAACCAAAATCTAAAGTTCATTTTACTATTACTGGTATTTCAAGGTCAACGATTGATCAACCTAAATCAGATATTCCATTATCTAGATATAAAAAAAGCGTCATTAGCTGGAACTTTCAAAGAAAGTCTGGCAGTGCATATCCTTTTTGGGATTTAAAGATAATTAACGTAATAAGCTCCTCTGAAAGAAAGCGCAGAAGGGAAGAGCATTATGATATGCGCAATGACTTGACTGAAGGAAGTTCGCCAGATAGTTATTCGAAGGATGAAAATGACGACGAGGACGAGTATTGGATGGTTGTATTTTCAGGTAATAAGCAACTGATATCCAAACATGttgatttatataataaaggaCAAATAAATGGACTAGATAGAATTACAAATGAGcttatatataattcatCGCTCATAgcaaaatatttggatgAAGCAATTTCTAGTAATTCTTGTAATATTTATCCCATAAGCTACTATTACCCAAATTTTTTTGGTGATATTACTACTTCAATTAGAGCACACTAcaatatgaaaaaaatacaaaatgcTGATTATTCAATCATAGGGGGTTTGAGAAAGTATAATAATGAGGTAAAAAGAGCATTAATAGATCAATATTTTGAGAGACAATTGAAATATAGACAAAATAGGCATTTAAGCGTATTAGATTTAGCATGTGGGCATGGGCAAGACATACTTAAATTTAAAGGGAAGAAAATAAGTCGTCTTATCGGGATAGATATTTCTGCAGAAGAAATTTCTGAAGCAAGGCACCGTTTAAAGAGATACgaaaattctttaaacTTCTCCGTTGAGTATCATGTTGGGAATCTGCTTTCGAGAACAacatattcaaaaattttgaaaaactATACATTCGAAATTATTTCGATACAACTATCAATGCATTATATGCTTATCAATGAGGAAACATCACTAGAATTTTTGAGGAACATATCAAACTATCTAAAACCTGGTGGGTTTTTTATTGGTTCTACAATTTCATGCGACcatatattttattctaTGAAACAAAACTCAGTTAAGATAAACCTTAATGAAAACACCGAAGATGCTAACGATTCAAATGGAAACTTAAATAACACAAAATATGTGAGTGGAAACTcaatttataaaatttcatttagTTGTGATGATTGggataaatatttttcagaCAATATTGATTTGGAGAGAGGAATCAAACTTTTCAGAACTGAGTGGGGTATTAAGTACGACTTCTGGTTAATTGAGCATATCAATCAATACGAATATGTTGTGCCTTGGGAGTCATTTTGCGGCCTTGCAAGCAAAGTTGGCCTAGAGCTTGTCCAGTATTCAGATTTTCCAAGTTTCACTGAATTTACACAAAAAAACTTTCCAAATATTAGATTCTCTAACTGGTTAAATAACCCCAAGAATTCTGGGTTAATTACCCAACCTGAAAACGAAGTATTTGGTCTTTATTGTGTGTTCGCATTCaagaaaattgaaaatagtaatattaatttagatGAGCAAGGGATTACATGTGACTTTCAGTTATCTAAAAATTTGACATCCGGCTTTAAAATTAAGAGATAGCCCTATATTTTCGGTTATTCGCAAAGCTATAATTAGCGCAATTGATGCGGTACCGCCATCCCCacatttttttgaaattatatttctgAATAATGCTGCAATATAagcaaattaattaataaatttcgTGTGACTATATAACCCTTTTATTATGCAAAATTCAATAGGAACGATTTATTATAGCCATCCTACTCGAGATTTAGAAAAGGGCGATTGGAATAATGATACAGTAAATAGTTCAGTAGGTCTACTCTCATTAGAAGAATGTAGAAGTAAATTTAgcaatttcatcaaaaacTTTAATCAAGGTGgagaatatatttacaGAGAGATGCTAATAAACAATATTTCTATTGGCGAATATACACTTAGACTCGAACTTCACCATTTGAGTATTGATGAGGTTTCTTGCTCAGAAATGGGAGAAAACACTGAGAATGCAAGTTATGATGGGAACCTTATAGATGGGCAAGAAAATGACTCTGATAATTTTGTTAATGGCGTAAGGACGAGCAATGAATTATGTTGTTTAATTCAATGTTTCAAGAATGCACCACtaaaatatattccaaTTTGTGAAGGCGTATTAAAAGAAGTATATTTAGAACTTGTGGGAAAAcataaaaaagaaatatctGAGGAAGAGATTAACGAGATTGTTCCAGATATACAGTTACAAATTGTCTCAAATCAAGAGCCAACCTTAATTAGGGATCTCAGAAGTAATGTTATGGAAAAACTGGTCACCGTTCCTGGAATAGTTATCCAATCTTCAAAGCCTCAAAAGAAAGCCTCTAAGCTTAAAATTTTATGTCGCCAATGTAAGGGTACcagaaatataaatatccCAATTTGGCGTCAAGGTACAATGCTTCCAAGAGTTTGCAATACAACTCCAATAGGAGATGCACCAAAGTGCCCATTGGATCCATATTTTACTCTTTGCGATGAGTCTGAATACATTGATATACAAAGCATGAAATTCCAGGAACTTCCAGAACACGTTCCTACTGGAGACATTCCTCGTAATATTTCACTACATATGACACGCGGACTTATAGACAAAGTGATTCCAGGAAATAGGCTCTATGTTGTAGGTGTGCTTTCTTCCACAGATAAGGAATCATCGAAGGCTCATTCTAGCAGTAGAAATGGCTCTCTCAGAACATCCTATTTGTACGTTATTGGCGTAATGAACTATGGGAGTAGTTGgtcaaataaaaatacaaatactTTGATAAAGAACTCATCAATTAGCAACCAATACAatgaaatagaagaatTTCGTCGTATTTCATCTTTACCAAATATTCATGAGCTAATTGTTAACAGTATCGCCCCTGCAATTTATGGGAATGAAACAATTAAACAAGCAATAGCATGCTTACTTTTTAGCGGGAGTTCAAAGTGTCTACCTGATGGTAATAGAATTAGAGGTGATTTAAATGTTTTGTTGTTAGGAGACCCTTCAACAGCCAAATCTCAACTTTTGAAGTTTGTAGAACAGGTTGCCCCAATATGCATTTATACGTCAGGTAAAGGAAGTAGCGCCGCTGGTCTTACTGCTGCAATAGTTAAGGATCATGCGAATGGTGTGTATGCACTGGAGGGTGGAGCTATGGTACTTGCAGACGGAGGGGTCGTATGCATTGATGAGTTTGATAAAATGCGTGATGATGATCGTGTAGCTATTCATGAAGCTATGGAACAACAAACAATAAGTATTGCAAAAGCAGGAATTACGACTATTTTAAAAGCAAGGTGTTCTATATTGGCCGCTGCAAACCCCACTTTTGGTTCTTATGATGATAGCAAGGACTTAACACAACAACATGATTTTGAATCTACGATTCTATCAAGATTTGAccttatatttttattaaaagatgaaaaaaatgttgaaaGAGATAAGCTAATAGCCTCGCATATTGTGGAGCTGCATTCTGGTATTAAAGGCAAGATTAACGGCGACTGCTCAGAATCTACTAACTCTCTCCAGTTCGAGCAACTGCAAAAGTACATTAATTACTGCAGAGAGTTTATCCATCCACGTTTATCTCTGGATGCTGCTGCGATACTAGAAAATTTTTATGTCAAAATAAGAGAAGATAACCGTGAAGATACGAACAAAGCAAGCAAAGATAGAATACCAATAACAGTTAGACAGTTAGAGGCAATCACAAGAATTGCAGAGAGCTTTGCAAAAATGGAAATGCAGAATATCGCAAGCGAGAAACATGTCGAGATGGCTatcaaattattcaaaaatgcAACAATAGAAgcaattaaatcaaatattctATTACTTGACAATCTATCGCCAGCAGAGCAATCTGCTATTATCGATGCAGAGGTTGCTATAAAAAATAGGATTCCAATAAAAGCAAGGGCAGGAAAAGCGACAATAGTCAAGGATTTGGCGTTAATTGGATATGACCCATATTATTTAACAAAAGCCATGAAGATCCTTATCCAAAAGGGTGACCTGATCGAAAGATCAGATTTTTCTATATTCAGGGTTAAGTAATTTGTCAATACATACCTTTCGGTTTTTTATTGTTCATCGTCTGAAGATCgaaattcaaatttgtaAGAAACGCCTTGAAAAGGACTAATTGCTGTGCTTTCAGATGAAGAAACTGTTACATTAGGATAATAATTAGCATCTTGAAAGCTTCCAAGTGAATATAGAGGAAGATTTGAGCTATCTTCCATTATATGAAATGATCCAATGCcatttaattcttctatCTGTATTCTTCTTGCAAGCTCTTCATCCGAGATTTCTGTGCGTAGAATGTTTGACTCACGATTTTCAATCTGCGATATACTTCCATGGCATTCAGTATTAGCAGTCTCCATATTAACCGTAGTATCTATGTTTCTTGGTCGCTGGCGCCTGCCTTGGCAATTTTGTCTAGACGAATGGGCAATTAATGAATGAGTCCACGACTTGAATGAGCTAATTATCCCTGAACTCTGATTTGAAGTGCTCTTCTTTGGATTCCTTGATCTGTTCATCTTGATTTTGTTTGCCAAGGAGCCATTCGCATTCTGCGCAGTGTGGTCCGACGAGGAGTTTTCTATAGATGCATTAGTTTTTTCACGAGCTTCCCCTCTTTGTAATGCTAGTTGATTAAGGTCTGTATctaattcaaaagattCAGCTAAATTgctattaaattcattatcatATCCTGGATACCGGCTATTCATCTCGTGATTCGACCTTTGCGCTTCCGAAGATGAAGTGGGGCGATTTACTATAAAGTTATTTGAACAATTAACTCTACTAGCGCCTAAGCTTGCATCCTCCTGATTTGATCTAGCCGAAAGGGACACCGACCCATCCGTAAGGACCCCCTTTTGATTAAGATATTTTTTCCTTTGTTTATCTCTATATTCGGCTATTTCCGATTCAATATCATAGCTTTGTTGTAATTCTATAAGCTCGATTCAAGTCGAAAGTTGTAAAAAGTAGCAACTTACTTTGGCCATTATGCATATTTGAATAGCGCGAGGGAGCTATAAATTTAAGAACTACACGTCGGTATAAGCtaaatatcaaataaaaaatgaaaaatgaTCCGAGTATTTTGCAATATCACGAACTTCCACTTAACAATGTCTTTTCGGCGGCAATTAATTAGAATCACTGAATTAGAAATGAAGAGAATATTAGTTAAAAACTAGGTTATTATTGGTTAATAGctatattatatttagtGATACAGCGCTTTGGGTTTACATAATTTTTGTCCTTCATTATTCTTACTTTACAAACAGATATTGACGTGGATGCACATAGATCTATAGGTAAAAAGTTAGATTGGTTAGTACTAAATTCAAGTACAGCCGTTTCTGAAGGAGATAGTTGAGGAATGTCCCAAGAATAACtgtttttatttgattcgAATGCGCCGAGATTTGTGTTATATGTAGATACAAATGTCAAgggaatatttaatttaaaattagtTATTGATTGGGAGGGTTCGATTTCGATAGTAACATTTGTATACCCATTTCCTGCGTCGAGAGGCCAGtaggaaaaagaaaatggaaGCTCAATTTGATTATTCTGGAAGTGGGATGATGGTCTCCATTTAACAAGTGGCATCAGAGTGTTTACTGGCAGCGTGCAATTTATGCCATCCTTTAATTCCAAGATACCGCAATCTTGGAATTTTTCCTTATTAAGGTTTGGGTGAGTCTTAAATTGAAATCTGGGGTCTTCAGTTATTGAATACTCAGGAAAGGCTTCTGAAGGCAAAGCAACTTGAAAAGTTCCTTGAATTTCAACTTTAGATTGAATCTTTCCATCAACACTGAGTGAAAATTCGATCTTCTCCTCAATCAATGAGCAATCATCTTCAGTATACTTAATATCCAGGGTGTTgcatatattttcttttaatttaaaatctgAATGATTATCCATAACTTTTGATGGAAGACTAATATTTGGTTTCGATTCTGTGATTGGTTTCTTTTTCCCAATAAGCATCCCTTTTCCTGGAGCGTTCATGGATTGAATAGCTGTTGATTCGTTTACAAACATCCCAAAGTTTCGGCTATCTCCCGCTGGATCTGAATTGTTAACTAGATTATTATCGTTCCTcgaaatattttttattggGCCAATTCCTACAGACTGAGCTATCTTACCGACTCCAACAGATTCTGCGAACGCTGCAATCCCAGATAATGAGGACTTTACAATATtgttatttgaatttgtaGATGCATAGTTCGATTGGTTAAATGCCTCATTTGTTACCCTCTCTTTATCGAGCCTATTTGCGATATGCCTTCTGCgttctttttcttcattttcctTGTTCTGCCTTATCAACTTATGCAGCTTTTCTTCTTGAGATTCCATTTCAAGGCACGTTTTTATTTGActcaaatttattgattCTCTATACCCAAAAGAaacaatttcatcaaaGGCGAAAATGACATCAAAGCAATTATTTGCAATTAAATCTTCCGTTATTGGAGGGGGGTTATTACAACAATCGTATAGTACTTGACAAAATAATTGCAATGTGTCCATATCTTCAattatattagaattaatgGGTGTCATCAAGAtaagataaatattatcGATTGCTTGATATATAAACCTAATGTTATCGATCTCCATATAGGTATATTCACTGCTTAAGCAAAATTGctcaatttttttaataaatctattCAAGTAAGCTTCAACATCGCCTCTTGTCATTTCAACAAATTGTCTTGATAAGAGAATTTTTCTATTACTAACAATTGATGCAGAAAAAACCACCATTGTGTACAATGGATACCTTACTATTGTCAAGCTTACAATATTCTGGTGTCTTTTCTTTGATACCTTACTATTAGATAATATTCTGGAGATATCTTAGCAATTCTacttttataatttttgatgTGAGGGTAAAAAGCCGCATGGCGTAAAGAACGCGCAAATCCACTTGAatgtttaaataaattcaatcTAAAGAATTCTTAAATAGCTTAATTTCGAAGTTTCTGCTCAAATGCTACAAAAAAATCATGGGTTCGGACTGATTATATTTGATTAAAATAGTATCTTTgattattgtttttatttttcatgGAGTCTTACGCTATACGACTTTCTTTCACAGTAAGGTATTTATTTCTCCATAATTAAAACTCATCAATATGAATACCAAAAACTCGAATAACTCAAGAATCTTTGTTGACGGTGTATTTGACCTAATGCATGCTGGCCACTTTAATGCGTTAAGGAAAGCAAAGCAATTCGGAAATGAATTGGTAGTTGGTATAAATTCTGATCTTGATTGCTTCAATTTAAAGGGATGTTATCCTATTTATAACCAGGATGAACGTGGAGAGCTTATGAAAGGCTGCAAATGGGCTGATGAAATTGTTATCGGAACTCCGTACATAGTTGAGGGGAGCTTactaaatcaattaaactGCGAATTTGTTGCGCATGGCGATGACCTTGTATTATGTTCAGATGGGACTGATCCATATAATGAGCCAAGAATATTGGGTAggttaaaaatatttcaaagaacTGAAGGTGTAAGCACAACTTCAGTTATGACTCGTATTTTTCGTGTTTTGGGCCTAGAACTTGAAGATATTCTGCCgttgaataaatttgataattctGGTATGAATGGAAAAGAAAACTTTATTGCATCAAAAATTGACAAATTCCTTGATGGAGATTATTCTCCTTGCCAAAGTTTGATCTCTGCAAGTAGAGTTTTAAGTTTTGCCTGTGGAATAGCATCTGCAAAGCAAGTATATAACTCAAATCCCAATGTTACGTATATTGATGGAAGCTTCGATATCTTTCATATCGGTCATTTGAGATTTCTTGAAAGagtgaaaaaaatttttggTGGAGTCTTAATAATTGGAATTTATGATGACTCAACAGCTCAATTGATTTATGGAGATGGGTTTCCAATACTTAAAATGATGGAAAGAGCACTAACACTATTATCTATGCGTGTTGTGGATGATGTAATATTTGGAGCTCCAATAAAGATTACAAAAAAACTTATAGAAACttacaaaattaataatgttgTCTCTTGCAAGATTATAGAAAACTATGTCAGTTCTGAAcatctaaaaaaaaacaattttgATTCAGAAAATTCAGCAGAATACGCATCAAAGCTGGAGGAATTTTGCTAtgaaattccaaaaaagATGGGAATATTTTGCAATACTACTATtcttaaaaaagaagaaatttgTACTAACCGTGATATATTTTCACGCATCATGAATAGAAGAGACTCTATCTTGTATGTTATCAAAAAAAGGTGGGCAAAGGAACTAAGTTTTTATGAAAACGAGGTAAATACTAAGCTACATTGACTAGctgaaatttttaaaactAGTGAATGCCCTCTATAAAGCTACATAAATGGCATTTATCACCATCTATACAAGCATAATCAATCAATATATCATAATTCGAATAACTGCTTTGATAGCAGCAATCAGGTTCagttattattggaattacTAAAGGTGTTTCCCAGCCAAAATAAACATTCAAGtctttgaataaatatcttTCAACTTCTTGGCGGTAAGAGTTGTTCTCAGAGCGAGAAATCGCATTTATTTCAGTATTTTTATCATCAACACCGAGATCTTCAATCGCAACTACCTGCTGTGTAGTTCTCTTCTCTTCTCTATTATGATATTTACTGTTCAAGATATCCAGTATCTCTTTATTCAGATAAGGCTTACTTTCCCTGCAATTGTTATTCTCTCCGCTATTGTTTCTTTTATAAGGTTGAAGcttagttttttttttgcctTCAACCGCATTttctattctttttttaatcgGTATCCCTTGCTCCTGTGAGATGTTCTCTTTACGTGAAGTATCAGAGCAATTATAATCGGTATTTTGATTGTAATCCTGGATATTTGAACGATTATATGTCGAACTTTGAGTATCGCTGGAATGATTGcttttatatttagaaCTTAAAATTGTGCTCGAATCGCTAAACAAGCTGGTTGATGAATTATCTGAAAATGTTTCATTCAATGAAGGGCTAGAATTGGAATTGATAGCTGTTTTATTCTCAATCTTCGTTGTAGATTTGCTAAGTTTGTACTCGAACTTTGATCCTTGTCTTTCTTGACTATTACAATTATTTGAGTCATGGCTCATGTTGTCCGGCGAAGAACTCATGcaattagaagaaatatGTTCGTTACTTGAATTTACAATTGAATCCAAGTAAGTATTTTCGAAAGAAACATTTATCCCTTTAATTTTCTCATTTTCACATTTCTTTGAGCCGGCTTTCTTTCGACTAAAAATCCTATGTTTGGCATTGTTCATTGAGAATACTTTGTATTTGCCTTTAagattagaaaaaaaagaattgtGTTTCTTGTCCatattcatcattaatCTTGGGACTAGAGCTCAATATCAtcaacaaaataatatggGTTTAACCCCATGAAAAGTTAAGGCAATCAAGCTGTtaaactttattttttaaattatattttaccTTTTCTTTTCCATTGAACTTCCACGCAGAATATTGTTCAGAAAATTTACTTGTTCGCACAAATGTTTATTTGGAGAGGAGTTAATAGGTGcatataataaagaatcGCCAACCTGTGAAACGCACATATCATTACAAATCTCCAAATTCGGGGGAAGGCTTGactttaatgaaattatacAATTGTTACCTATTTTTACGTTCTTATTTACTCTGGATCCCACTTcaaaactattattatcGCCTATAGATAAGGCACTGTCAACTTCACATCTTACATGGAACCAGTTGTTATTACCAATTGGCATTTTGTTAATAGTCTTGTTAACAATTTTAACAGATTCTTCtattatattattctttcCTATTATAATTCCGCCAACTCCACCATCGATTAACGCAGAAGGGTGGACTATACATCCTTCATCTAACTCAACGTTTCCAGAAATATTCGATTCCTGACAAATAAGTGAAGCTAgattcttattttcttgCATGAATCAACTATAATTTAGGAAAATTATATCTTCTCAAAACTGCATATTTACCTGAGTTGAAAAAGCAATGCTTGGTATATCCGCTATTGGAAACGAATTCGCTACCGAGATCAAAGGCGCGCGATTTGTGGggtatatttatttattctgTATTTTGTAGTGAAAGAATTGCAAATACTCCCTGATCAATTTAACTGAACAACTGTATTCGTTGATTATCTTTAGTTTTGATATTCTAATTTGagcttttatttttgaaaactTATTCgattttttattagatCTCGATGTGGAATATTTAAGCCTATTCTAAACGTGATTAATGTCTCGCGCAATGAAAAGTGACTGAAAAAGGAGTAAGcgataaattattaaattgaaGGGCAATTTATGACAGGTTAACTTCATTTATATTGCTTATATTAACTATTGTATTAATCTTGGAGAATAGTTTGTAAATATGTAATGTTATTTAGGGAATTAcatcaaatattaacttCATATGAAGAGGCTCATgttctttatttttgaacGATCACGTATCTAtggaagaattaattaatgatattgaaaacatttcaataaatagtaataatgtTGATGAATCGAATACTAAGGATCCcgaaaaaaatgataatttttttgattatgaaattttattacCAACTAGGAACCAATTAGAAGATGATTCTATTCTTTCATTAACGCCAGTTAAGGACAATGATAAGGaactatttaaaaattgtatTCTTTGTAGAGATTATTCAAGCCCAATTTGTAAAGAATGTTCAAAAcataattcaaaaacttCAAGGAAAAGCAaactcaaaaaaaataaaattatcCCAGATGGTAAAGTTAAAGCACTCGCAATgcaatttgaaaatattctgCCAGAAGTAACAAATAGTAGTCCGAGCTTTTCTATTGTAAATGATAATTTCATGTTAGAGAAGAGCGAGCCTGCGCATTTTCAAGCtgatatttcaataaattcaataattgaGCATACAAATGTAGATAATAGAGATTATTTGAACACTAGTTTACTTGGGGACCAAACTAATATTCTTAGTATAGATTCCGAAAACGACAATGCAAAGTCTAAAATGGCAAAAAATCAATTGACTCCAATTATAGACCCAAATTTGTGCGAAAAAATTGACCCAATAAAAGCAATTATTACATCTTCAAACAGTTATATCAATATCGTTGGAAATACAGAAATTGGAAATTGTGCATCTGCTGATACCAAAGTTAGATCAATTGCGACAGAAATTAACCATTTATTTGAATGTGGTTTTCCAGAAAAcgatttaatatttgatcaATTTGAATCATTGAATCCACTAGAGCAGAGGGCTCTACTGCTGAAATGGATTACCGAAATTCTGAAAACATCGGAAGCAAGCTccaaattatcaaataatgaattcaaagagataataaaaattttaaaaagtatTGTGGATGAGTTAGAACGCAATGAAACGTataaaatatccaaaaGTTCCCCAAATAACAACTCAACAGAGTATCAGTCAATTCTCAGCCATGTTTTTGATGAAAAGGATGAAAGATTAATCATTAAAAGAAATGGCATACAAATCCCTAATACTAAGAACTCAATAAAACTGGTGAATTCCAAgttacaaataaatattagtaTTCCTGAAGACGAAGAGATAGAAGAGGAACGCATCAATGaactaatattaaataagtATATTTACTCAAGTAGCAACTTCgaatcaaattcaataattattgacGAAAATAGCCTGAGCCCAAAATCTGAAATAGTTTTAGATGATGAGGAAATAGTTGGAAACTCAATCAAAGAAATTGGGAATAACTTTTTTGggtttttcaaataatatggTAATAAATGTTGTATTTAAtcaattttctttcttgGAATAACTTCGTAAATCCAACTCAATTTTTTAAGTATTCTTTAGACAAAGTTGTTGCCTTATATTCAAACACTTGTTTAAAGTtaacttaatattttctcgtaattattttttcatctATTCTCATCAAACTGC
This Cryptosporidium parvum Iowa II chromosome 7, whole genome shotgun sequence DNA region includes the following protein-coding sequences:
- a CDS encoding 26S proteasome regulatory subunit, inactive JAB domain protein codes for the protein MCLSGEHSGAALYKVNSSLSNRKNIIIHPIVLLSIVDHYNRIAKGTSKRVVGTLLGELHDEDGIHVTNSYALPFEEDSRDPMVWYLDHNYHEQMYLMFKKINTKEKIIGWYSTGPKTKVVDIDIHELFRKYCPDPLYLIADVTADDFEYLSSPISAYFSMDEPNSVLKKKFAHVPCTIGAFEAEEVGVEHLLRDLKNTSTSTLITQISDTINSCKILVSKLKESKNYLNDIVEGRIPPNHSIISVLQDIFNLLPDLREPEAIYAFSNRYADMILTIYGMSCLRSVLSMNDLVNNVSENRTAFEASMKTCNSDL
- a CDS encoding Abd1p; RNA (guanine-7-methyltransferase (cap methyltransferase), with the protein product MSRETSKIRFLSLSRRSCLNDVVKNFIIQCSSHSDHEIIAKFGEIKGYYSRMSINLPVACDCILEHGSSDYKFEEKIGRKQQSYLIERIIRANRESWLVAEKVGIDLFFEEKYSNGTVSIDNNGDKSSFCELNLGEVVVYKPKSKVHFTITGISRSTIDQPKSDIPLSRYKKSVISWNFQRKSGSAYPFWDLKIINVISSSERKRRREEHYDMRNDLTEGSSPDSYSKDENDDEDEYWMVVFSGNKQLISKHVDLYNKGQINGLDRITNELIYNSSLIAKYLDEAISSNSCNIYPISYYYPNFFGDITTSIRAHYNMKKIQNADYSIIGGLRKYNNEVKRALIDQYFERQLKYRQNRHLSVLDLACGHGQDILKFKGKKISRLIGIDISAEEISEARHRLKRYENSLNFSVEYHVGNLLSRTTYSKILKNYTFEIISIQLSMHYMLINEETSLEFLRNISNYLKPGGFFIGSTISCDHIFYSMKQNSVKINLNENTEDANDSNGNLNNTKYVSGNSIYKISFSCDDWDKYFSDNIDLERGIKLFRTEWGIKYDFWLIEHINQYEYVVPWESFCGLASKVGLELVQYSDFPSFTEFTQKNFPNIRFSNWLNNPKNSGLITQPENEVFGLYCVFAFKKIENSNINLDEQGITCDFQLSKNLTSGFKIKR
- a CDS encoding DNA replication licensing factor MCM5 like AAA+ ATpase, with translation MQNSIGTIYYSHPTRDLEKGDWNNDTVNSSVGLLSLEECRSKFSNFIKNFNQGGEYIYREMLINNISIGEYTLRLELHHLSIDEVSCSEMGENTENASYDGNLIDGQENDSDNFVNGVRTSNELCCLIQCFKNAPLKYIPICEGVLKEVYLELVGKHKKEISEEEINEIVPDIQLQIVSNQEPTLIRDLRSNVMEKLVTVPGIVIQSSKPQKKASKLKILCRQCKGTRNINIPIWRQGTMLPRVCNTTPIGDAPKCPLDPYFTLCDESEYIDIQSMKFQELPEHVPTGDIPRNISLHMTRGLIDKVIPGNRLYVVGVLSSTDKESSKAHSSSRNGSLRTSYLYVIGVMNYGSSWSNKNTNTLIKNSSISNQYNEIEEFRRISSLPNIHELIVNSIAPAIYGNETIKQAIACLLFSGSSKCLPDGNRIRGDLNVLLLGDPSTAKSQLLKFVEQVAPICIYTSGKGSSAAGLTAAIVKDHANGVYALEGGAMVLADGGVVCIDEFDKMRDDDRVAIHEAMEQQTISIAKAGITTILKARCSILAAANPTFGSYDDSKDLTQQHDFESTILSRFDLIFLLKDEKNVERDKLIASHIVELHSGIKGKINGDCSESTNSLQFEQLQKYINYCREFIHPRLSLDAAAILENFYVKIREDNREDTNKASKDRIPITVRQLEAITRIAESFAKMEMQNIASEKHVEMAIKLFKNATIEAIKSNILLLDNLSPAEQSAIIDAEVAIKNRIPIKARAGKATIVKDLALIGYDPYYLTKAMKILIQKGDLIERSDFSIFRVK
- a CDS encoding coatomer complex delta chain — translated: MVVFSASIVSNRKILLSRQFVEMTRGDVEAYLNRFIKKIEQFCLSSEYTYMEIDNIRFIYQAIDNIYLILMTPINSNIIEDMDTLQLFCQVLYDCCNNPPPITEDLIANNCFDVIFAFDEIVSFGYRESINLSQIKTCLEMESQEEKLHKLIRQNKENEEKERRRHIANRLDKERVTNEAFNQSNYASTNSNNNIVKSSLSGIAAFAESVGVGKIAQSVGIGPIKNISRNDNNLVNNSDPAGDSRNFGMFVNESTAIQSMNAPGKGMLIGKKKPITESKPNISLPSKVMDNHSDFKLKENICNTLDIKYTEDDCSLIEEKIEFSLSVDGKIQSKVEIQGTFQVALPSEAFPEYSITEDPRFQFKTHPNLNKEKFQDCGILELKDGINCTLPVNTLMPLVKWRPSSHFQNNQIELPFSFSYWPLDAGNGYTNVTIEIEPSQSITNFKLNIPLTFVSTYNTNLGAFESNKNSYSWDIPQLSPSETAVLEFSTNQSNFLPIDLCASTSISVCKVRIMKDKNYVNPKRCITKYNIAINQ